A single window of Paenibacillus sp. FSL H8-0537 DNA harbors:
- a CDS encoding DUF421 domain-containing protein, giving the protein MQDWLEITLRTLSSVVILFIMTKLLGKRQISQLSLFEYITGITMGNIASYISLDLDNDWYLGIVALSVWVIVSVGFEFATMKSKKLRDFIDGRGTVLIKKGKLLERNLSKERLTLDELLEQLRKKDVFQVADVEFAIMEQSGEINVLLKKEQHPLTAEMLGIQVPEQAEAKTIIMDGKVLLPELKAAGLDENWLNKKLREQQMKLKDIFLGQVDDQGGLMLQTSSKSIERAKPKNPKTQLLQIMKQFEVQLQLQDQLFLDEKDRSDYQSAINKLQALINKK; this is encoded by the coding sequence ATGCAGGATTGGTTGGAAATTACGCTGCGAACGTTGTCCTCGGTCGTTATATTGTTTATCATGACGAAGCTGCTGGGCAAACGGCAAATTTCGCAGCTGTCGTTATTTGAGTATATTACGGGAATTACAATGGGGAACATTGCTTCGTATATTTCGCTTGACCTCGATAATGACTGGTATTTAGGTATTGTCGCTTTGTCGGTGTGGGTGATTGTGTCTGTAGGGTTTGAGTTCGCGACGATGAAAAGCAAAAAGCTGCGCGACTTTATAGATGGAAGAGGAACGGTGCTTATTAAAAAAGGAAAGCTGCTGGAGAGAAATTTAAGCAAGGAGCGTTTGACTTTGGATGAGCTGCTGGAGCAGCTGCGCAAAAAGGATGTTTTTCAAGTAGCGGATGTGGAATTTGCGATCATGGAGCAGAGCGGCGAGATCAACGTTCTATTGAAGAAGGAGCAGCACCCGCTCACCGCCGAAATGCTAGGTATCCAGGTTCCGGAGCAGGCAGAAGCCAAGACCATTATCATGGATGGAAAGGTGCTCCTGCCGGAGCTGAAAGCGGCAGGCCTTGATGAAAATTGGCTGAACAAAAAGCTACGTGAGCAGCAAATGAAACTTAAGGACATTTTTTTGGGACAGGTGGATGATCAGGGAGGACTCATGCTTCAGACAAGCAGTAAATCCATTGAGCGAGCAAAGCCTAAAAATCCCAAAACGCAGCTTCTTCAAATAATGAAGCAATTTGAGGTTCAACTGCAGCTTCAGGATCAGCTGTTTCTCGATGAGAAGGACAGGTCCGATTATCAAAGCGCGATAAATAAGCTGCAAGCGCTAATTAATAAAAAATAG
- a CDS encoding MFS transporter: MRQVLFLRAYNYFYFSLFALFLSFLPIYLAERDISATNIGLMLGLGSLIGVVSQPLWGMISDKYKVVKKVLLLLIAISVVIGGLLYRSTELVPLFVGISLMYFFFMPTDPLVESFNYRVSRHYKVHFGSIRMYGALGFAMASSIIGYAGKHYGIGSLAVLFLVYGIITLLLCSLLAEVPAASKPIAIRDFGLFIKSKQTLWFLGLVLFLAVPHRLNDNYIGLYIKSLGGDVQLVGQAWTVMTIIEVVFFAISHYFIKPGKELAVIAAAASFYVLRFALSAVVTDPASLMWLQLLQGVSFVLFYAASIQYLYAIIPEEWKATGQTVLAVLLFGVSSIVSATVGGWFIDQYGGSKLYGAMAFWSLAAMLLCLFIMLKQKKGDPA; this comes from the coding sequence ATGAGACAGGTTTTATTTTTGCGCGCATACAATTACTTCTATTTCTCGCTGTTTGCATTATTTCTCTCCTTTCTGCCGATTTATTTGGCTGAACGCGATATTAGTGCGACGAATATTGGGTTAATGCTGGGGCTGGGCAGTCTCATAGGCGTCGTATCTCAGCCGCTCTGGGGCATGATTAGCGACAAATATAAAGTAGTCAAAAAGGTTTTACTGCTGCTAATTGCGATATCCGTCGTAATCGGCGGACTGCTCTATCGCTCAACAGAGCTGGTGCCGTTGTTTGTAGGGATAAGCTTGATGTATTTTTTCTTCATGCCGACCGACCCTCTTGTTGAAAGTTTCAATTATCGTGTGTCCCGTCATTACAAGGTCCATTTTGGCTCGATTCGGATGTATGGCGCGCTTGGTTTTGCGATGGCCTCCTCCATCATCGGCTATGCGGGCAAGCACTATGGCATCGGCAGCTTGGCGGTATTATTTCTCGTTTATGGGATCATTACCTTGCTGCTGTGCAGTCTGCTTGCAGAAGTGCCAGCAGCCTCCAAACCGATTGCGATCAGGGATTTCGGCTTGTTTATCAAAAGCAAGCAGACGCTATGGTTTCTCGGGCTTGTGCTGTTTCTCGCCGTGCCGCACCGGTTGAATGATAATTATATTGGCCTCTACATCAAAAGTTTAGGCGGTGATGTCCAACTGGTCGGGCAAGCCTGGACCGTTATGACGATTATTGAAGTTGTCTTTTTTGCCATTAGCCATTATTTTATTAAACCGGGAAAAGAGCTGGCTGTTATCGCTGCTGCTGCTAGTTTCTATGTGCTGCGCTTTGCGCTGTCTGCTGTCGTCACAGATCCTGCATCTCTCATGTGGCTGCAACTGCTGCAGGGTGTCTCCTTTGTGCTTTTTTATGCGGCTTCGATTCAGTATTTGTATGCGATTATTCCTGAGGAATGGAAGGCAACGGGGCAGACGGTGCTGGCGGTATTGCTGTTTGGGGTATCCAGCATAGTATCGGCAACCGTCGGAGGGTGGTTCATTGATCAGTACGGCGGGTCGAAGCTTTACGGGGCAATGGCGTTCTGGTCGCTTGCTGCCATGCTGCTATGTCTGTTCATTATGCTGAAACAGAAGAAAGGGGACCCTGCTTAA
- a CDS encoding YhcN/YlaJ family sporulation lipoprotein — protein MPKNRMLNALLCAALLVSSSTACNYEQRVQNSDYDYGSRKAGDPKMLGSKMYGTTTSNPHQHDNAFFEYSNTLSKKVTDLNGVASANVMLTDKNAYVGIVLDWTAVGTRGAGGNREQLNGGQPEDAYNTSRVSPLEDNRLLVRPYQSYFSVNDHNELSPELKQTIAKRIRELAPMVQEVHISANMDFVNQMNDYAVESWGGRPLTPHVDAFNTLVKYQFIGGKEMPKPIQSKKTP, from the coding sequence ATGCCTAAAAATCGAATGCTTAATGCGTTATTATGCGCCGCCCTCCTCGTTAGCTCATCCACTGCCTGCAACTACGAGCAGCGGGTACAAAACAGCGACTACGATTATGGCAGCAGGAAAGCCGGCGATCCAAAAATGCTGGGCAGCAAAATGTATGGAACGACGACAAGCAACCCGCATCAGCATGACAATGCTTTTTTTGAATACAGCAATACCCTCTCGAAAAAGGTGACGGATTTAAATGGCGTCGCCTCGGCGAACGTCATGCTGACGGACAAAAACGCTTATGTCGGCATCGTGCTTGATTGGACCGCTGTTGGCACAAGAGGCGCTGGAGGCAATCGGGAGCAGTTGAACGGCGGACAGCCTGAGGACGCCTATAACACGAGCCGTGTCAGCCCGCTTGAGGACAATCGGCTGCTCGTCAGGCCCTATCAGTCGTATTTTTCAGTCAACGACCACAATGAGCTGTCTCCTGAGCTTAAACAGACTATCGCCAAGCGTATTCGTGAGCTTGCCCCTATGGTGCAGGAGGTGCACATATCCGCCAATATGGATTTTGTGAACCAAATGAATGATTATGCGGTGGAATCTTGGGGCGGACGGCCGCTGACCCCGCATGTCGATGCTTTTAATACTTTGGTGAAATATCAATTTATCGGCGGCAAGGAAATGCCTAAGCCTATTCAATCCAAAAAGACACCATAA